The segment CTGCAGGCGTTCAAGCTGGTTGATCGCACGATAGAGCTGGCGCTCAATGGTCGTTTCGTAGCGCTGGAGTCGATCTAACTCGCCATCCGGGGGAATGTGATTGGCCAAGAAGGTCGATTCAGAGGCGGAAGACTCAAGCTCCTCGTTGAACTCCTGACAGGTATTGAGCCGTTCAATTTCGCCATCCAGTCCCGTGATGAGGTTGGCTGTGAGCTTCGCCTTTGGAGGCTTCTTTCCAGTCGTGAAATCGGCATCTGTCAGCTCGGAATCGTCAACCAAGCTGTTCATAAGAAAAAGAAATGCACCGTGTGAGTCGCTATCTGAGCCCCAGTATGCGAGAATCCTGGACATCGTGTCGTCAGACAGTTTCCCCATGACCGCTGCCTCTGCTTTTGCATCCTCCAAGAGGCTCTTGAGAAATGTGACACCCATTGTGGATCTGCGAAGAGTCATTCGCTCGGCGTCCGTAAAGGGAAATCGCTTGTGATCGTTGAAGTTATCGATGAGTAGAGACACCTGATTGGTGGCGTGGCAATCCAATTGCTTTCGGATCACACCGGTTTCAGCCATCACCGCTCGCCTGAGCCGCCAGTAACACACGGCTATACGTTCTACGAGCATCTCTTCGAGCACACCGACAGGTCCCAGCTCTGCACGCAGGGTGTACAAGAGAGTGCCGAACTGCTTCAGGTCCTCTTTACCGTCCCCCTTTGCGATCACTACCTGCTGCGCGAGGAGACCGTGTTTCATGGCATTCCACTTCACTGCGTCCTTCCCCTTTTCGGTCTTCGGCCCGGTGGATTTCCGGGCGTTGCGCCTATTTGACTCCACTTTTGCAGGTGTTGTTTTGGCCATCAGTTCGGTAGCCCCGTTAGTATCTCGCCCCCGCACTTCTTCTTCAGCTCGTGAACTCGTTTCATGAGTGAAGGAGAAAGCCCCGCCAGAACTTGAAACTCCTGGAAGGTGTATCCGATCAAACCGTGGGACATCGCCTCAGAATCGCAGAACTCGGGGACAATCGCCAATTCATCTTCAAGCACCTTGCTATGGATGAGCACTACCATACTTGCAGCGTTGAATTGGTCCTGGCTATTCTCAAGAATATTGTCGACGTCAATCTCCTCCGACGGCACACCCTCGTTCACCTGATCTCTCCGCAACTCTCGAACGAGATCAAGGACATTTCCCTGTGGCATGTTACTTCTCCATATCCTGAGAATCGGGCTTGTCGAACTCTATCCTATTGTGACTCAACCCAGTACCTCAACTTCTCCACTTCGCCAGCCGCGCATGAGGGCGAATGGGTTTTTCTCCTATTCTCCGGAATCTATTCAAATGCCAGCTTCCTTGTTGGGGAAGTGGTGAAGTTGCTCTATGGCATTGCACTGAATAGTGTTAGACTTCTCAGGAATCGATTCCGAAGCACTGGAAGAGCGGAGAGGCGTCTGCTGCCTGTACTCATCACGCAGGGTCTGCGGATGCTTAAGGAGTGCTTCCGGGACTGTCGGCAACTTGAGAAACTGGTATTCATACGCCTTGCCCTGACCTCCCTTCAACACATCGAGACAACCCTGCCCAGCAGCTTCCTTGAGACAACGATCCACGGTCTTGGTGTTCCAATTGACCAGTCCGTATACTTCCTTCCTCTGGAATGACTCGCCGTCCTCGCCGCCGAACTTCTCCTTCAGTTTCATCAGGAGTGACTCTGTCTTGGGTGAGATAGCTTTGATGGTCTGGCCCAGTACTGCTGAAGCAAGCCCGTATGCAATCGCGTAGTCCACTTCGCTCGCCAGGATGTGTTCCTCTCCATCGACTGTCTGGGTGCCGCGCTGAAACTGGTGAAGAAGTGCACTCGTCTCGATAAGAGTAAGGAATCGCTGATGATCTCTCCGCGCGCGTATCGGTGTACTTGGGAATGTGATTAGGTCAACGAAGGGAATCTTCACCTTCCGCTTCTTCAATATCTGCTGGGCGATTGTCCAAACGGATAGATCCGGTGGCTGAGTAGTGTGTTTCAACCTGTATCGAGCCCGCTGAACCTCATGTATGCGGTCCGTTTGCTCTTCGGATTCATCGATGAAGACCTCGAAACTGCGAGTCTCGTTCTCGGGGTGGAGATGCGACCTGGTTGTGGTTTCTATGTACGCAACCGGACCGGCAACAGTCTTGTCTATTGTTTCGAACTTGCCAGTTTTCTCGTCTTTGACTGCCATGCTGATGGTCAGCTTCCCCTCCGATTGAAGGGTCCTGATCGAATAGTCACTATCCTCCGCACCGGGACGTTCATAGACTATTAGGATCTTGTGCGAGAGATCGTTTTGTCTGTGGTAAAGCGCCCTCGGCGTGATCGCCGAAAACGCCAACTTCTCGGCATCTGGCATAAATGCAGACATCTTCTCTACTAGGAAACTCTTCCCGCCCGAACTGTCTCCCTTGACAATCAGACTGATAGGCTTGTCGAGAAGTCGAGAGGTCATTGCAAGATAGACCAGAATCTTGTTGTCGTCCTCCCCTACGCAGCCAGACTTCTCAGTGGCTTCAAGGAACCGCTGAAGCAGATCGGGATCGTTTAGGAGTGCTTGAGCACGCTCTCGGTCCTCGGAGCAAATCGGTTGAGCCTCAGCATCCGGAATGCTCTCGACTTGGGAGCGACTGTCGTTCTTCCGCGACTGCTTCAGGCCGGCATTAATCGAGCTCTTCGGCAACTTGCTCGCTTTCGCGAGATTCGACACGTATCGGTCCCGATCGAAGTCATCCATCTCCACAAGGAGCGGAAGTATCTCTTTTGCTGCCTGCACCTTGGCGTTCTCAGGCAGGCATTGGATCGCGTCAATCTCCAGATCGACAAAGCCTCTGGCGGAATCAAGGAGTTTGGCTATCCCTGCGGTTCCAGTCTCACGAAGAACATCATTGAGGTCTTTCGCCTCGGGCAAGCTGGCCACATACGCCTTCTCAGGCATCAAACTGCCGATTCTCTTTGCTGCTTGTCGCCCGGCTTCATCGCCGTCAGTGCAGACGATTACTCTGTTGCATTTCCTGAATTTCTTCGCGTGATCAGCATTGAATTGACCAGTGCCCAGAATGCCAACTGCAGAATACCCGGCCTGACTGACGGAAATGCAATCCGGCGCACCCTCCGCGACAATAACCTGCTCTGAATGCAGCGCATCTTCGTTGTATAGGTAGGTCATGGGACCCGGCAAGTGTAGATACTTGGGTTGCGTGTTTCCCAGGACTCTGCCCGTCATGTGGACTACCTGCCCGCGTCTCCAATTGGGGAAGATCAGCCGATTCTGAAAGAAGTCCGTGTAGTGTCCGCCACTGCTTTTCCTGAGTAATCCAATCTCGATTGCCAATTCGAAGTAATTCGAGCCGCGTCTTTTCAATTCCTCGCAGAGCTTCCCGTCGGCCCATCCCAGTCTGAATTGACCTATTGTCTCGGCAGTTAAACCACGTCCCTCACTGAGATACATCCTCACTGTATCCGTCAGCCTGCCGTGATAGTAGTCTGTCGCGAACGTTAGCAACTCGTGGCGGTCTCGATGCCTTTGCATCTCCATTAGCTCGGAGCCACTGAAGACTCCGATGTCAATCCCCACCTGTGCGGCGAGGCTGCAGAGAACTTCCTTAAAGGGCCTGCGTTCCATCAGCTCAAGGAATCGAAACACGTCGCCACCTACACCACAGCCGAAACAGTGGAAGTACTGACCCTTTTGATTGACTGAGAAGCTCGGAGTCTTCTCATCGTGGAATGGGCATAGCCCTTTGAGATTGCGATTGAGGTCAACATACTCCGACACCACATTCACGATGTCGATGGACTCTCTAACCTTCTCCTTAACTTCTTCCAAGTTGGACACTTCCGTACCTCAACTCCGCTTCAGCGTCGGTTGGCGTCTCGTACCTGTGATACTGCTCATGGTGCACCTCACTCTGTGATGCCATGCTCGCGCAGTGTCGGATCGCGATGATGCCGGCCAAGTACTGCAGTCCTTGACTGGCCTTGTCGTTTTGAGCAGGAACTAAAGTCACGGCATCTTGCCCTTTGAACCCAGCCACGGTTCGAAGAGATCATCCAACTTGCAGTCCAACGCTTCCGCGATAAGCAATGCGTAAGGAGTTGACAGAAACAGCTTATTGCTCTCTATGGCTGAGATAGTCGTACAGGGGATGCCTGTCATCCTTGAGAGATCCTTCTGCTTAGCAACTTTGGCACTGAGGCGACATTGCAAGACTCGATTCCGATAGCGTCGCTTCACCCCCGCCACCCGCTCGCTGAAGATGCGTTTTCGTGTCATCGACATACATCCTTGCATATTTCTGGACACGCCAATCCACATGACCCGTTTTTTTGACGGCCGAATGATAGCCATAACCATATGGAAAATCAAGGGAATAAGGTTGATTTGGCTCATGACCGCTCATTTCTTCAGGAAAGGCCGAACTTAGTTCAGGATTCTCTTGACAGCGGCAATACGTATATGCATATTCTTCATGCACTACCCAACGGAAAGGATGGAGAAGGCGCATGGCGATTCCCACATTGGCCGAGAAGGTCAGGATAAAACGAGAGGAATTGGGAATGACTCAGAAGGATCTGGCCAAGAAATCAAACCTGACGCAGGCAACGATATCTCGTGTCGAGTCAGGTGAGGTCACCCAACTGCGATCGGAAAATCTAGCAAGACTCGCCAAGGCGCTCGGCGTGACCGCGGATTTCCTCGCAGGTAGCCGAGCGCGGATGGATTTCAGTGAAACGCTGACCGCAGACGAAACGGCGAAGGTCATTTTTCGCGGCTTTGAGAACCTCTCAGAAGATCGAAAGCAGCAACTGAGAGAATACGTCTTGTATTTGCTCTCGTTGCAGAAGAAGGACCCAGCAAAGTAGGAGTCCAGGATCAACGATGTCAAGGAAGTACCTTTCGGCTGACCCGCGTGCATATGCTCGACGAGTGATCGAGGACATAGGGCAAGAGGCTCCGCCTGTCAGAGAGGACGCTGTGTTGGACTATTTCGGCTTGAGGAAGATTCGGCTACGTAGGACCGATCTTGCTCAGATCCCTTCGTTTTGCAAAGAGAGAGCCGGAATTGACTCATTCCTGATTCGACAGGGGGACACCGGAACCATTTATCTCGCGCCCCGCAAATCTGCGGAGCGAGACCGGATGTCTATATTCCACGAGGTGGGCCACTTTGACCTCCCGTGGCACGGA is part of the Candidatus Zixiibacteriota bacterium genome and harbors:
- a CDS encoding helix-turn-helix transcriptional regulator; this translates as MSQINLIPLIFHMVMAIIRPSKKRVMWIGVSRNMQGCMSMTRKRIFSERVAGVKRRYRNRVLQCRLSAKVAKQKDLSRMTGIPCTTISAIESNKLFLSTPYALLIAEALDCKLDDLFEPWLGSKGKMP
- a CDS encoding CHC2 zinc finger domain-containing protein, which produces MEEVKEKVRESIDIVNVVSEYVDLNRNLKGLCPFHDEKTPSFSVNQKGQYFHCFGCGVGGDVFRFLELMERRPFKEVLCSLAAQVGIDIGVFSGSELMEMQRHRDRHELLTFATDYYHGRLTDTVRMYLSEGRGLTAETIGQFRLGWADGKLCEELKRRGSNYFELAIEIGLLRKSSGGHYTDFFQNRLIFPNWRRGQVVHMTGRVLGNTQPKYLHLPGPMTYLYNEDALHSEQVIVAEGAPDCISVSQAGYSAVGILGTGQFNADHAKKFRKCNRVIVCTDGDEAGRQAAKRIGSLMPEKAYVASLPEAKDLNDVLRETGTAGIAKLLDSARGFVDLEIDAIQCLPENAKVQAAKEILPLLVEMDDFDRDRYVSNLAKASKLPKSSINAGLKQSRKNDSRSQVESIPDAEAQPICSEDRERAQALLNDPDLLQRFLEATEKSGCVGEDDNKILVYLAMTSRLLDKPISLIVKGDSSGGKSFLVEKMSAFMPDAEKLAFSAITPRALYHRQNDLSHKILIVYERPGAEDSDYSIRTLQSEGKLTISMAVKDEKTGKFETIDKTVAGPVAYIETTTRSHLHPENETRSFEVFIDESEEQTDRIHEVQRARYRLKHTTQPPDLSVWTIAQQILKKRKVKIPFVDLITFPSTPIRARRDHQRFLTLIETSALLHQFQRGTQTVDGEEHILASEVDYAIAYGLASAVLGQTIKAISPKTESLLMKLKEKFGGEDGESFQRKEVYGLVNWNTKTVDRCLKEAAGQGCLDVLKGGQGKAYEYQFLKLPTVPEALLKHPQTLRDEYRQQTPLRSSSASESIPEKSNTIQCNAIEQLHHFPNKEAGI
- a CDS encoding helix-turn-helix transcriptional regulator; its protein translation is MAIPTLAEKVRIKREELGMTQKDLAKKSNLTQATISRVESGEVTQLRSENLARLAKALGVTADFLAGSRARMDFSETLTADETAKVIFRGFENLSEDRKQQLREYVLYLLSLQKKDPAK